Part of the Halobaculum halobium genome, TCACGACCGATACGACGCCCTCGCCGACGGGATGGTCACCGAGTGGGGACAGCTTCGAATCGAGGCGACGCTGTCCGACGACGGCGACGGGTATCGGCGGTACGACGTGCGCCACGTCGACGACGCCGACCGCCCGCTTGCGGACCTGGAATCGTACCACGACCCCCTGGAGGCCCGCGAGCTCTCCAAGCACGACGACGACGGGATGTACCGCCCGCTGAAGACCGGCACGAACATGCCGACCGGCTGGGCGTTCTCCGACCTCGACTGGCGCGACGCCGTCGAAACCGTGGAGACGCTGTACCCCGCGACGGTCGCGAACTGGTACCGCGAGCAGCGGGGAACCCTCGACGTCGACCACTGGACGGACACGACCGATCGACAGACGGGCATCTACGGCGTCGTCTCGGAGCTGCCGCGCGAGGCTGTCGAGTGGGTCGCGGAAGCCGCCTGTGACGATTCGCAGTGCGTGAAGCGCCGAGAGTGGCAGTACAGCGAGGACGACGAGCTCGCCGCCGACGGCGGCGTCGGGGCGTTCCCGTGTCGCGAGCCGTGTTCGCTGGTGATCGCTGCCGGCCGGAAATGGACGAAACTCGAGGAGGAGGAGTCGCGAGAGTACACGTTCCACCTCACGCCCAGCGAAAAGGAGCAACTGGAGGGGATCGTCGACGCCGTCGCCGACGGCCGCGTCGACGAGATCCGCGAGGCCGACGTGTACAAGGACGCCAATCGCTACCGGACGCGCTACCTCCGCGCGAAGCTGTTCGACGACCACGGCGCACTCGGCGGCGTCCCGACCGACCACGAGGAGTA contains:
- a CDS encoding DR2241 family protein, whose product is MLARQFDALLSAAGSDGGIDFDGLRVAREGTGDDRDATADAGGYAFATPEHEATGLSESELHAHADGSAYVTNWYFWEREVQRHDSPRRAFLRHAEAAEDHGVHDRYDALADGMVTEWGQLRIEATLSDDGDGYRRYDVRHVDDADRPLADLESYHDPLEARELSKHDDDGMYRPLKTGTNMPTGWAFSDLDWRDAVETVETLYPATVANWYREQRGTLDVDHWTDTTDRQTGIYGVVSELPREAVEWVAEAACDDSQCVKRREWQYSEDDELAADGGVGAFPCREPCSLVIAAGRKWTKLEEEESREYTFHLTPSEKEQLEGIVDAVADGRVDEIREADVYKDANRYRTRYLRAKLFDDHGALGGVPTDHEE